One genomic region from Flagellimonas oceani encodes:
- the tsaD gene encoding tRNA (adenosine(37)-N6)-threonylcarbamoyltransferase complex transferase subunit TsaD has protein sequence MENQKKYILAIESSCDDTSAAVLCNTKVLSNVVATQEIHKQYGGVVPELASRAHQQNIVPVVHQALAKANIDKKQLSAIAFTRGPGLMGSLLVGTSFAKSLALGLDIPLIEVNHMEAHILAHFIEDDAQTTPEFPFLAMTISGGHTQIVKVTDHFNMEVLGETLDDAVGEAFDKSAKLMGLPYPGGPLIDKYAKLGDATAFSFPKPKVDGLNFSFSGLKTSILYFLQRESQKNSDFVAENINDICASVQYTILEILMEKLQMAVDQTGITRIAIGGGVAANSGIRGRLRDAEENLGWQTFIPKFEYCTDNAAMIGIVGYLKFNKGEFTQQNIAAKARYAIGS, from the coding sequence GTGGAAAATCAAAAAAAATACATCCTAGCAATAGAATCATCCTGCGATGATACCTCTGCCGCCGTACTTTGTAATACAAAAGTACTGAGCAATGTGGTAGCTACACAAGAAATCCACAAGCAATATGGAGGCGTTGTTCCAGAATTGGCCTCAAGGGCACATCAACAAAATATAGTTCCCGTGGTACACCAAGCCTTGGCCAAGGCAAATATCGATAAAAAACAACTATCTGCCATAGCCTTTACCAGAGGACCGGGACTCATGGGCTCCCTATTGGTGGGCACATCCTTTGCCAAGTCGTTGGCACTTGGGCTGGACATTCCCCTGATCGAAGTGAACCACATGGAAGCGCATATACTCGCACATTTTATCGAGGACGATGCCCAAACAACCCCGGAATTCCCGTTTTTGGCCATGACCATCAGCGGTGGACATACACAAATCGTAAAGGTGACCGATCATTTTAACATGGAAGTCCTGGGCGAAACCTTGGACGATGCCGTTGGGGAGGCTTTTGATAAAAGTGCCAAATTAATGGGACTGCCCTATCCCGGGGGACCGCTTATCGACAAATATGCCAAACTGGGAGACGCAACTGCTTTTTCATTCCCAAAGCCAAAGGTCGATGGGCTAAATTTTAGTTTTAGCGGACTAAAGACGAGCATTCTTTACTTTTTACAGCGCGAGTCCCAAAAAAATTCTGATTTTGTGGCTGAGAACATCAACGATATCTGCGCCTCGGTACAATACACCATTTTGGAAATATTGATGGAAAAGCTCCAAATGGCCGTTGACCAGACCGGGATAACCCGAATTGCGATCGGTGGCGGAGTGGCTGCCAATTCAGGTATACGCGGTAGATTAAGAGATGCCGAGGAAAACTTGGGATGGCAAACCTTTATTCCTAAATTTGAGTATTGCACGGACAATGCCGCCATGATCGGTATCGTGGGATACCTCAAGTTCAACAAAGGGGAGTTCACCCAACAAAATATTGCCGCCAAAGCAAGATATGCCATAGGCAGCTAA
- a CDS encoding 16S rRNA (uracil(1498)-N(3))-methyltransferase, with protein sequence MQLFYNAKLDNSAKQFVFPPDESKHIVRVLRKSEGDTVQITNGKGYLFEAEILEADQKRCKVRIVSESRTIPKRYKLHMAVAPTKMNDRYEWFLEKATEIGVDEITPIICDHSERKTIKLERMERVLQSAMKQSLQTILPKINPAVPYKEFLETNVSVGFKFIAHCQNGEKMELKRRVIADNDVTLLIGPEGDFSKEEIDLSKEKGYTPISLGRNRLRTETAAIVACTTVAIINN encoded by the coding sequence ATGCAGCTTTTTTACAACGCCAAATTGGACAATAGTGCCAAGCAATTTGTTTTTCCACCCGACGAAAGCAAACACATTGTCAGGGTTTTGCGAAAATCCGAAGGGGATACCGTCCAAATTACAAATGGCAAGGGCTACCTGTTCGAAGCAGAGATTTTGGAGGCCGACCAAAAAAGATGCAAAGTGCGCATTGTTTCGGAAAGTAGGACCATTCCAAAAAGATACAAATTGCATATGGCGGTGGCCCCCACCAAAATGAACGACCGTTACGAATGGTTTTTGGAAAAGGCCACAGAAATAGGCGTGGATGAAATCACCCCTATTATTTGTGACCATTCCGAGAGAAAGACCATCAAACTGGAGCGAATGGAACGGGTGCTCCAGTCGGCCATGAAGCAATCTTTACAGACTATTTTACCAAAAATAAATCCAGCCGTCCCCTACAAAGAGTTTTTGGAAACGAACGTTTCCGTAGGGTTTAAATTTATCGCCCATTGCCAAAATGGCGAGAAGATGGAATTAAAGCGAAGGGTTATCGCCGATAATGATGTTACCCTACTTATTGGTCCCGAAGGAGATTTTTCCAAGGAAGAAATTGATCTATCCAAAGAAAAAGGATATACCCCAATTTCCCTTGGGCGAAATAGGCTCCGAACCGAGACTGC